The proteins below are encoded in one region of Lactuca sativa cultivar Salinas chromosome 3, Lsat_Salinas_v11, whole genome shotgun sequence:
- the LOC111893224 gene encoding F-box protein At3g27290 — MADDFLCDPKVYSANYLLSSLKIGDWYRMDDYTDNSFDFDGFDDYLNLNWEWKKEDVLDMLPSDPFEMNISGGCTMIRGWIQEVDDDIGYIKISKKSIADEINLDDTSTTNGLFFFDGSKESKVLHSFNKNTNRCHSDGKDDIHVGVPHDALFFALGHLGMRDLMSVERVCKSLRDGVRNDPLLWRNIHIDQQPGESFADESLLRITNRASGSLQSLSLVKCLKITDNGLKNVIQQNPGLTKLSLLGCNGLTMEGLLSNLKSLKTTNGGGIKRLRIGGLHSITMEQFEDLKKVLSIDNNNNNNNNNNNKNHLTCPKPRFYNGGQLHLSLEDDRPIDIEACPKCHQLRQVYDCPADTCQGKRYCCRACTFCIPRCINCGCCLNERNYMETFCLDFICFHCLKQILSFTNGGEDENMGVDSGQSSHYQQPSYRFCLYG, encoded by the exons ATGGCTGATGATTTTTTATGCGATCCTAAAGTTTATAGTGCAAATTATTTGCTTTCTTCATTGAAGATCGGTGATTGGTACCGAATGGATGATTATACAGATAACAGTTTCGATTTCGATGGTTttgatgattatttgaatttgaattggGAATGGAAGAAGGAGGATGTTCTCGATATGCTGCCTTCTGATCCTTTTGAGATGAATATTAGCGGTGGGTGTACGATGATTAGGGGGTGGATTCAAGAGGTTGATGACGATATCGGATATatcaaaatctcaaaaaaatcaaTTGCTGATGAGATCAATTTAGATGATACAAGTACAACAAATGGGTTGTTTTTCTTTGATGGAAGTAAGGAATCTAAAGTCTTGCATTCATTCAACAAGAACACAAATCGTTGTCATAGTGATGGGAAAGATGATATCCATGTTGGTGTTCCTCATGATGCTTTATTTTTCGCTCTTGGTCATTTAGGAATGAGGGATTTGATGTCTGTTGAAAGGGTTTGTAAATCTTTACGTGATGGTGTTCGTAATGATCCTTTGTTATGGAGAAATATACATATTGATCAACAACCAGGCGAATCATTTGCTGATGAATCTCTTTTAAGAATTACAAATCGAGCAAGTGGTAGTCTTCAATCATTGAGTCTTGTAAAGTGTTTGAAAATCACAGATAATGGTCTCAAGAATGTCATCCAACAAAATCCAGGGctaacaaag TTAAGTTTACTGGGATGTAACGGGCTAACTATGGAAGGGCTTTTAAGTAATTTAAAGTCTTTGAAGACAACCAATGGAGGTGGAATAAAGCGTTTAAGAATCGGTGGACTTCACTCCATAACAATGGAGCAATTTGAAGACCTAAAAAAAGTATTATCaatagataataataataataataataataataataataacaaaaaccACCTCACTTGCCCTAAACCCCGATTCTACAATGGCGGGCAGTTGCATCTTTCACTAGAAGATGACCGCCCGATTGACATCGAGGCCTGCCCGAAATGTCATCAATTGAGACAGGTGTACGATTGTCCAGCTGACACGTGTCAAGGGAAACGTTATTGTTGTAGGGCATGTACTTTTTGCATTCCTAGATGCATCAATTGTGGATGTTGTTTGAATGAACGCAATTACATGGAGACGTTTTGTTTGGATTTCATTTGTTTCCATTGTTTAAAACAGATTTTGAGTTTCACAAATGGTGGTGAAGATGAAAATATGGGTGTTGATTCGGGGCAATCTAGTCATTATCAACAACCAAGTTATAGGTTTTGCCTTTATGGCTAG